In Cyanobacteria bacterium FACHB-DQ100, one DNA window encodes the following:
- a CDS encoding energy-coupling factor ABC transporter substrate-binding protein: protein MKRSLARQNWLLAIAVVSLAAFPLVFVRGEFSGSDGQAEAAIQNSHPTYQPWLKPLFEPASPEIESLLFATQAAIGAGVIGYVIGWYKGRSHRDK, encoded by the coding sequence ATGAAACGCTCTTTAGCTCGACAAAATTGGTTACTTGCGATCGCCGTTGTCAGTCTCGCAGCTTTCCCGTTAGTGTTTGTCCGGGGTGAGTTTAGCGGTTCAGACGGTCAAGCAGAAGCCGCGATTCAAAACAGTCACCCCACTTACCAACCCTGGCTTAAGCCTTTATTCGAGCCTGCAAGCCCCGAAATTGAAAGCCTCCTATTTGCGACTCAAGCTGCGATCGGGGCAGGCGTGATTGGATATGTGATCGGATGGTACAAAGGGCGATCGCACCGAGACAAGTAG
- a CDS encoding energy-coupling factor ABC transporter permease — MKTKKWMSLAAMAGLSLYLVIGAAAPAQAMHIAEGFLPVQWAALWWAISLPFFLIGLRSLTRITRQTPELKLLLALAGAFAFVLSALKIPSVTGSCSHPTGTGLGAILFGPSVMTVLGGLVLLFQAVLLAHGGITTLGANLFSMAIVGPFIAYAVYHLILKTGHQKAAIFLASALENLLTYVTTSFQLALAFPAASGGVWAAFLKFAGIFAFTQIPLAISEGLLTVLVWNWLQTYNRSELETLNLIKQ; from the coding sequence ATGAAGACTAAAAAATGGATGAGCCTTGCTGCAATGGCAGGGCTAAGTTTGTATCTAGTGATCGGTGCCGCCGCTCCTGCACAGGCAATGCACATTGCAGAAGGATTTTTACCTGTTCAGTGGGCGGCTTTGTGGTGGGCAATTTCGCTGCCGTTCTTCTTAATCGGATTACGATCGCTCACCCGTATCACCCGCCAAACTCCAGAATTGAAGTTGCTTTTAGCGCTGGCAGGAGCATTCGCGTTTGTTCTATCTGCACTTAAGATTCCATCTGTCACCGGAAGTTGTTCACATCCGACCGGAACCGGACTCGGCGCAATTTTGTTTGGCCCTTCGGTGATGACCGTACTCGGTGGATTGGTGCTGCTGTTTCAGGCAGTCTTGTTGGCACACGGAGGAATCACAACCCTCGGAGCAAATTTGTTTTCGATGGCGATCGTCGGCCCCTTCATTGCTTATGCGGTCTATCATCTGATTTTAAAAACAGGTCATCAAAAAGCAGCGATTTTCCTTGCTTCCGCTTTAGAGAATTTACTTACGTATGTCACAACTTCCTTTCAACTGGCATTAGCATTTCCCGCCGCATCCGGTGGCGTTTGGGCAGCATTTCTCAAGTTTGCCGGAATTTTTGCCTTCACGCAGATTCCATTAGCCATTAGCGAAGGACTGTTAACGGTATTAGTTTGGAACTGGCTACAAACCTACAACCGCAGTGAATTAGAAACCTTAAACCTGATTAAGCAATGA
- a CDS encoding class I SAM-dependent methyltransferase, with amino-acid sequence MSIVAADIPKTHAADQPSSGLATPAVPYVPTPENVVMGMLELAKVGRDDIVYDLGSGDGRLVITAAQKFGAKRGVGIEINPGLVNKSNENARQAGVSDRVQFLQQDLFRANFRDATVVTLYLLPRINLELRPKLLSELKPGSRVVSHAFSMGDWQPDQRTTIDDRTAYLWIIPAQVEGTWTGTLSTQSGQSIPYTLQMKQSFQNASAMAQVAGTTISLPNIKLVGDRLSFEHRQKLNGQDVRVRVNAQVVQDTLQGTAEVLSGNSTETLNMTAKRTSTQQGG; translated from the coding sequence ATGTCGATCGTTGCCGCTGACATTCCGAAAACTCACGCGGCAGATCAACCCAGTTCGGGATTGGCGACTCCTGCGGTTCCTTATGTTCCCACACCTGAAAATGTGGTGATGGGAATGTTAGAACTGGCAAAGGTGGGACGCGACGATATTGTTTACGATTTGGGTTCAGGCGATGGCAGATTAGTGATCACTGCGGCGCAAAAGTTCGGCGCAAAGCGAGGAGTCGGAATCGAAATTAATCCCGGTTTAGTCAACAAAAGTAATGAAAATGCCCGACAAGCGGGAGTCAGCGATCGCGTTCAATTCCTTCAGCAAGATCTATTTCGGGCAAATTTCCGCGATGCCACGGTTGTAACGCTGTATCTGCTCCCTCGAATTAATCTTGAACTGCGTCCGAAGCTCCTGAGCGAACTCAAACCCGGAAGCCGCGTTGTTTCTCATGCCTTCTCAATGGGAGATTGGCAACCCGACCAGCGAACCACCATCGACGATCGCACTGCCTATCTGTGGATTATTCCCGCCCAAGTCGAAGGCACGTGGACAGGAACACTTTCGACCCAATCGGGACAATCGATTCCTTACACCCTGCAAATGAAACAATCGTTTCAGAATGCAAGCGCAATGGCGCAAGTTGCAGGCACAACGATCAGCCTACCGAACATTAAATTAGTCGGCGATCGCTTGTCTTTTGAACATCGGCAAAAGCTCAATGGGCAAGATGTCCGAGTCCGGGTGAATGCTCAAGTGGTGCAAGATACTTTGCAAGGAACGGCTGAAGTGTTAAGCGGCAATTCAACCGAAACCTTAAACATGACTGCGAAACGCACCTCAACCCAACAAGGCGGATAA